Proteins encoded in a region of the Candidatus Nitrosomarinus catalina genome:
- a CDS encoding ABC transporter permease, whose product MKKYIAKRAATMFGVLLITLLITIMLVGSNMDTILKQGVVFQVRSEITENPAIVESFSSVQEFESFIESQTEQRIKTLGLDEPWYSPQRIGLTMYKIILLDFGQATFLTSDVGSSDVKDIIFEKLPRTILLFTTATILISIIGIFVGALSASKIGSTVDRITSSFAIISSSFPVWWIGMLMIFLFAFTYQVFPARATPDILPSDPGYIGSLLYHMTLPLITIVMIGFGSWAYLVRNFMVGIMQEDFITAKKAIGIKQSKITYTHALKNAAPPIITILALSLSGSLGGAIITEAVFDWPGMGRLYFEAITVMDLPVIIGATYILTVFFLVSIFIADLLYGYFDPRIRTNTE is encoded by the coding sequence ACAATTCTAAAACAAGGAGTGGTGTTTCAAGTCAGGTCAGAAATTACTGAGAATCCTGCAATAGTTGAAAGTTTTTCATCAGTACAAGAGTTTGAGTCATTTATTGAAAGTCAAACAGAACAGCGGATCAAAACTTTAGGTTTGGACGAACCGTGGTACTCCCCTCAAAGAATTGGATTGACAATGTACAAAATAATTTTATTAGACTTTGGACAGGCAACTTTTCTTACTAGTGATGTTGGCTCATCAGATGTAAAAGATATTATTTTTGAAAAACTTCCAAGAACAATTTTACTATTCACTACAGCTACAATTTTAATTTCAATTATAGGAATTTTTGTTGGGGCGTTATCTGCAAGCAAGATAGGGTCTACAGTTGATAGAATAACATCAAGCTTTGCAATTATCAGTTCAAGTTTTCCAGTTTGGTGGATTGGTATGTTAATGATATTTTTATTTGCATTTACGTATCAGGTTTTTCCAGCAAGGGCGACACCAGATATTTTACCATCAGATCCAGGATACATTGGTTCTTTGTTGTACCACATGACCTTACCGCTAATTACAATTGTGATGATAGGTTTTGGTTCATGGGCATATCTTGTAAGAAATTTCATGGTAGGAATTATGCAAGAAGATTTCATTACAGCAAAAAAAGCAATTGGAATCAAACAAAGTAAAATCACATACACACATGCATTAAAAAATGCAGCACCGCCAATTATTACAATTTTAGCACTCAGTTTATCAGGCTCGTTAGGAGGAGCAATAATTACAGAAGCAGTATTTGATTGGCCAGGCATGGGAAGACTATACTTTGAAGCAATTACAGTCATGGATTTGCCAGTAATTATTGGTGCAACATACATCCTCACAGTATTTTTCCTAGTAAGCATATTCATTGCAGATTTACTTTACGGGTATTTTGATCCTAGAATTAGGACAAACACGGAGTAA